One window of the Thamnophis elegans isolate rThaEle1 chromosome 6, rThaEle1.pri, whole genome shotgun sequence genome contains the following:
- the LOC116510697 gene encoding LOW QUALITY PROTEIN: 2-aminoethanethiol dioxygenase-like (The sequence of the model RefSeq protein was modified relative to this genomic sequence to represent the inferred CDS: inserted 2 bases in 2 codons) has translation MGSGFSKAEAAHLQELRDIVKFSIAISQAADRPLPIPPEKPPVSYTQIFEMARFSMGVFMLRASACXPLHDHPGIQELLKVLYGTLRIACFDEQPEEPQDAPDAAASADTSEAASCPGRPRRLRAFSARTASTWXSAPPCLLSPQRDNLHQIAAEGARPAAFLDILAPPYNPARGHDCYYYQLADGQSLPPATGPLWALWLLETLQAPDFWCGGEPYPGPRVYP, from the exons ATGGGCTCGGGCTTCTCGAAGGCTGAGGCTGCgcacctgcaggagcttcgggatATCGTCAAATTctccattgcaatctctcaagcggcaGATCGCCCGCTTCCCATACCCCCGGAAAAGCCGCCCGTCAGCTACACGCAAATCTTTGAGATGGCGCGCTTCAGCATGGGCGTCTTCATGCTCCGCGCCAGCGCCT ATCCTCTGCACGACCACCCGGGCATACAGGAGCTGCTGAAGGTCCTCTACGGCACCCTCCGCATCGCCTGCTTCGACGAGCAGCCCGAGGAGCCCCAGGATGCCCCCGATGCTGCCGCTTCTGCCGACACCTCCGAGGCCGCCTCCTGTCCCGGCCGCCCTCGCCGCTTGCGCGCCTTCTCTGCTCGCACTGCCTCTACAT CCTCTGCGCCACCCTGCCTGCTCTCTCCGCAGCGGGACAACCTGCACCAGATCGCGGCCGAGGGTGCCAGGCCCGCCGCCTTCCTCGACATCCTGGCACCGCCCTACAACCCAGCCCGTGGACACGACTGCTACTACTACCAGCTGGCCgacgggcagagcctcccgcccgCAACCGGCCCTCTGTGGGCTCTCTGGCTGCTGGAGACCCTGCAGGCGCCCGACTTCTGGTGTGGTGGGGAGCCTTACCCGGGCCCCCGAGTCTACCCCTGA